One window from the genome of Vidua chalybeata isolate OUT-0048 chromosome 3, bVidCha1 merged haplotype, whole genome shotgun sequence encodes:
- the MRPL14 gene encoding 39S ribosomal protein L14, mitochondrial isoform X2, with protein sequence MFREFICSEGGYQMALLNRQIGLSLTHLSSAVIQRQFSITGACRAIQKLTRVRVVDNSTLGNTPYHRPPKCIHVYNKTGVGKVGDKILLAIKGEKKKALIVGHKMPGPTMTPRFDSNNVVLIEDNGNPIGTRIRTPIPYTLRRREGEFSKVLAIARNFV encoded by the exons GGGTGGCTACCAAATGGCTCTCCTGAATAGACAAATTGGTTTATCTTTAACCCATCTAAGTAGTGCTGTGATCCAACGACAGTTCAG CATCACTGGAGCATGTCGAGCAATACAGAAACTAACCCGCGTGCGAGTGGTGGACAACAGCACCTTGGGGAACACACCATACCACCGGCCACCAAAATGTATCCACGTGTATAACAAGACTGGCGTTGGCAAAGTTGGAGATAAGATCCTTCTGGCTatcaaaggagaaaagaagaaggCTTTAATTGTAGGGCACAAGATGCCTGGCCCCACCATGACGCCTAGATTTGATTCCAACAATGTGGTACTCATAGAAGATAATGGAAATCCAATAGGGACTAGAATAAGAACACCAATACCCTATACACTGCGAAGAAGAGAAGGCGAGTTCTCCAAAGTATTGGCTATTGCCCGCAACTTTGTGTAA
- the MRPL14 gene encoding 39S ribosomal protein L14, mitochondrial isoform X3 — translation MALLNRQIGLSLTHLSSAVIQRQFSITGACRAIQKLTRVRVVDNSTLGNTPYHRPPKCIHVYNKTGVGKVGDKILLAIKGEKKKALIVGHKMPGPTMTPRFDSNNVVLIEDNGNPIGTRIRTPIPYTLRRREGEFSKVLAIARNFV, via the exons ATGGCTCTCCTGAATAGACAAATTGGTTTATCTTTAACCCATCTAAGTAGTGCTGTGATCCAACGACAGTTCAG CATCACTGGAGCATGTCGAGCAATACAGAAACTAACCCGCGTGCGAGTGGTGGACAACAGCACCTTGGGGAACACACCATACCACCGGCCACCAAAATGTATCCACGTGTATAACAAGACTGGCGTTGGCAAAGTTGGAGATAAGATCCTTCTGGCTatcaaaggagaaaagaagaaggCTTTAATTGTAGGGCACAAGATGCCTGGCCCCACCATGACGCCTAGATTTGATTCCAACAATGTGGTACTCATAGAAGATAATGGAAATCCAATAGGGACTAGAATAAGAACACCAATACCCTATACACTGCGAAGAAGAGAAGGCGAGTTCTCCAAAGTATTGGCTATTGCCCGCAACTTTGTGTAA